From a region of the Alkalidesulfovibrio alkalitolerans DSM 16529 genome:
- a CDS encoding TrmH family RNA methyltransferase, translated as MRTCISDRRKERIREVLAKRQKDLTLVFDNVWDPHNVSAVLRSCDAFGVPEVHLYYTTSAFPDIGRKSSASARKWVRRTRHSDARAMTALLRERGMRILATGFSKTAKPLTEWDLAEPTAIVLSNEHGGTSSELLPLCDGMIYIPMSGMVQSFNVSVAGAIILYEAWRQRFAQGAYNRPTFSDEELGALNSEWCGK; from the coding sequence ATGCGTACTTGCATCTCCGACCGCCGCAAGGAGCGGATCAGGGAAGTTCTGGCCAAACGCCAAAAGGATCTGACCCTTGTCTTCGACAATGTATGGGACCCCCATAACGTCTCGGCCGTGCTACGCTCGTGCGATGCCTTCGGGGTGCCCGAAGTGCACCTGTACTATACCACGTCCGCCTTTCCCGATATCGGGCGCAAGTCTTCGGCTTCGGCCAGGAAATGGGTGCGCCGCACCCGCCACTCCGACGCAAGGGCCATGACGGCGCTGTTGCGCGAGAGAGGCATGCGTATTCTGGCCACGGGATTTTCGAAAACGGCCAAGCCCCTGACGGAGTGGGATCTGGCCGAACCCACGGCGATCGTCCTCTCCAACGAACACGGCGGGACCAGTTCCGAACTGCTGCCATTGTGCGACGGCATGATCTACATTCCCATGTCCGGCATGGTGCAGAGCTTCAACGTGTCCGTGGCCGGGGCGATCATCCTCTACGAGGCGTGGCGGCAACGCTTCGCCCAGGGGGCATACAATCGCCCGACCTTCTCCGACGAAGAGTTGGGGGCCCTGAACAGCGAGTGGTGCGGCAAGTGA
- a CDS encoding L-threonylcarbamoyladenylate synthase, with amino-acid sequence MQRAIEAIADGKCLIYPTETLYAIGGGAFHADAAQAVVDIKARPQTKPLPIIIGSMEQLGMITGWFSKAFVRLADVFWPGPLSVLVPTGRRLPRLLRDESGFTSVRLSAHPLARELCLRSGMPLIATSANISGQSAPATPDQIDPRLAQKVAAVVADKPWPAGGLPSTVVKCLGTREVAVIREGAVSIAMLRDAGFVVAPLPDDG; translated from the coding sequence ATGCAAAGAGCCATCGAGGCAATCGCGGACGGCAAGTGCCTGATCTATCCCACGGAAACGCTCTACGCCATAGGTGGGGGGGCGTTTCACGCCGACGCCGCACAGGCTGTGGTGGACATCAAGGCCCGTCCCCAAACCAAACCTCTGCCCATCATCATCGGCAGCATGGAGCAACTCGGCATGATCACGGGCTGGTTCTCCAAGGCGTTCGTCAGGCTTGCGGACGTATTCTGGCCTGGGCCGCTGTCCGTGCTCGTGCCCACCGGTCGCAGACTGCCACGCCTCTTGCGAGACGAAAGCGGCTTCACTTCGGTACGCCTCAGCGCGCATCCGCTGGCTCGGGAATTGTGTCTGCGCTCGGGTATGCCGCTCATCGCCACTTCGGCCAACATCAGCGGCCAAAGCGCCCCGGCCACGCCGGATCAGATCGACCCGCGCCTGGCCCAAAAGGTGGCGGCCGTGGTCGCAGACAAACCCTGGCCAGCGGGCGGCCTGCCCTCCACGGTGGTCAAATGTCTGGGAACGAGGGAAGTGGCCGTCATTCGCGAGGGCGCGGTCTCGATCGCCATGCTTCGCGACGCGGGTTTTGTGGTGGCGCCGCTTCCGGACGACGGTTAA
- a CDS encoding sirohydrochlorin cobaltochelatase, with translation MNDIAICIAAHGAVLPGSDEGFAAFANDVRVAYPGLPVALAFTSSMVRERLSRSGRDMPSPPQVIRELARQGSRRIAVQSLHVIIGQDYEDAFAACHVLCNEGVIDELAMGQPLLADDASAWAAARALPSIIPPERAADEALVLVGHGSGHKGAMLYETLVAQARAADPLVFLGLLSGGPGPAEIAAEARRRGARGAWLLPLLSAPGMHVRRDIAGDSPGSWTSGLSAHGLPARCVARGALEHPALRALWLDHLRAAIARLAPP, from the coding sequence ATGAACGACATCGCCATCTGCATCGCCGCGCACGGCGCGGTCCTGCCCGGTTCGGACGAAGGCTTCGCCGCCTTTGCAAACGACGTGCGGGTCGCGTACCCCGGCCTGCCCGTGGCCCTGGCCTTCACCTCAAGCATGGTGCGCGAACGGCTCTCGCGCTCTGGCCGGGACATGCCCTCGCCCCCCCAGGTCATCCGGGAACTCGCCCGCCAGGGATCGCGTCGCATCGCGGTGCAATCGCTGCACGTCATCATCGGCCAGGATTACGAGGATGCATTCGCCGCTTGTCACGTGCTGTGCAACGAAGGGGTGATCGACGAACTGGCCATGGGGCAACCCTTGCTGGCCGACGACGCCTCCGCATGGGCCGCGGCCCGAGCGCTGCCCTCGATCATACCGCCCGAACGCGCGGCCGACGAAGCCCTGGTGCTCGTAGGTCATGGCAGCGGACACAAAGGCGCAATGCTTTACGAAACGCTCGTCGCCCAAGCCCGCGCGGCGGACCCGCTCGTCTTCCTGGGGCTTTTGAGCGGCGGGCCAGGCCCCGCCGAAATAGCGGCCGAAGCCAGACGGCGCGGAGCTCGCGGGGCATGGCTCCTCCCCCTTCTGAGCGCGCCGGGCATGCATGTGCGCCGCGACATCGCTGGCGATTCCCCCGGCTCTTGGACGAGCGGTCTTTCGGCCCACGGCCTGCCCGCCCGTTGCGTGGCACGTGGGGCCCTGGAGCATCCGGCCCTGCGCGCCCTGTGGCTCGACCACTTACGAGCGGCCATAGCGCGACTTGCGCCCCCTTGA